CAAATGGGCCATGTTGGTAATAGCAGAGCGAATCAATTGAAAGTGGGTGAGTCTTCTCTCCTCGGTCAGTTGGTCTTGGTTATTTTGCAATAAGCCTGTGGACAGCAAAATGCTATTGAGCGGGCTGCGGAAATCATGGGAGAGGATTGAGACAAATTCCGACTTCAACTGGTTAAGTTCTTTCGCTTTCGTCAGCTCAGCGGTGCGTTCTTGCACTTGCATTGCTAGAGCTTCGTTGACTTTACGTAGAGCTTCTGAAACTTGTTTACGCTCAATCGCATAGTAGAGCGATCGCGCCAACAACTCGGCATTCACCTGGCGCTTAACTAAATAATCTTCGGCTCCCTGGCGCACTGCCGCGATCGCCAAGTCATCATCGTTGGTGTTGGTGAGGACCACGATCGGTAAATTAGGTGCTTGATCCAGCAAAGGTGGCAAAGACGCTAAGCCCTGGCTATCTGGCAAGGTCAGATCCAACAAAATGGCATCAAAGCTGTTTTGCTGGAGATGGACTAGCGCCTCCGCCAACCGCTTGACGTGCAGTAAGCTAAATTGCTTGAACTTAGGCACCCGCAAGATCTCCTGCAACAGTCTGGCTTCTGCGAGATTGTCTTCAATTAACAAGACCTTGATGGCGCTTGCAGGCATAATCATGAATTGCGATCCGCTCCTTTCCCCACTTCATCCCGGCGGCAATGTGACAGTGCCCAGCCAGAACTCTTCGATTCCCTTCACGATCTGAAATAGCTGGCTGAGGTTGCGGGATTTAGTGATGTAGCAATTCACATGCAAGTCATAGCTTTGAGAAATATCCTCCTCGTTTCTAGAAGTGGTGAGAACGACAACTGGAATTCGTTTCAGATTGGGATCAGCTTTAATTTCAGCTAAAACTTCCCGCCCATCTTTTCGAGGAAGGTTCAAGTCCAGCAGAATCAGGTCAGGGCGAGGTGCATCCACATACTCGCCCTCCTGCCGCAGAAAGGCCATTGCATCCATGCCGTTGCGAACTGCTACGACTTGATGTGGGACATTGCTGTTCTTGAGTGCTTCTTCGATCAGGCGAATGTCAGCTCTGTTGTCCTCGACCAAAAAGATGGTTTTGTACCTTTCGTCCACTTCTACGCTCACGATCGCGTCCCCCTACTGGAATCGTAAAGTAGAATGTTGCTCCCTGCCCTAGTTGGGATTCCACCCAAATTCGGCCACGATGGCACTCCACAATTTTCTTGCAAATCGCCAAACCCATGCCTGTGCCCGCATATTCATCTCGCGTATGGAGACGTTGGAAGATGACAAAAATGCGATCGCTAAATCTCGGATCAAACCCAATGCCATTGTCCTTGACCGAGAATAACCAGGCATCTTCTAGCCGCTGCGCCCCAATATGAATTTCTGGGGGTTGCTCACTACGGAACTTGATAGCATTGCCGACCAAATTCTGGAAGAGCTGCATCAGTTGAGTGCTGTCTGCCATCACGGTAGGTAATGGGTCTTGAGTAATCACTGCGTTACTGGCAGCGATGCGACCCCGGACATTTGCCAGGGCGCGATCGAGAGCCGTTTCTACCTCAGTCAGTTCAAACTCAACCCCTTGGATATCGACCTTAGAGTAAGCCAGCACATCGTCAATCAAGGTCTGCATCAAGCTCACGCCTTCGACGGCAAAGCCAATGAACTCTTTAGCGCTTTCGTCTAACTTGTCGTTGTAACGTAGCTCTAGCAGTTGCATGTAGTTAGCGACTTGATTCAGCGGCTCCTGCAAGTCGTGGGAGGCGACATACGCAAACTTTTTCAGCTCGGCGTTGGAGCGTTCTAGGTCTTGGGCCAGTTGGGCCAACTCATCAGCCTGTCGCAACACAATATTGATAATGGCTTTTCTCAGTTCCAGCGCCGCCTTCACTTCTACAGGGTGCCAAGGCAGGGAGGTCAAGCGCACCGTTTCTTTCCACAGATCGAAGGACTTGCGGGGAGACAGATGCACTGTACTTTCCGTCTGCGTTGCAGCAAAGGGCTGGTTTGGATCGCCGCCCCAATTAACGGTTTGAATCACCTCTGGACGGAACCACAGGACGTAGTTTCGTTGAGAAATGGGGATGGCGAGAAGGCCGCTGGCTACGTTCTTGAACCGCTCCGCATCTGGGTAAAGCTCAGAAAGAGAATTGGTATAGAAAACTTCCTCTTGAACTTGCTGCCTCAGCCATTGCAACAAGAAGTTGAGATCCTCTTCCTTGGGAGTTTCCCCGATCAGGGTGCAATTGTTGCCAAAGCAAACTGCTGCTCCTTGCGCCCCTGCCAAGTCCAATAGATTGGGGTTGTGCTTCACCAATCCATCCACAAAGTTTTCTTCTTGGGACATGGAGTCAACTAACGCTGACTGCACATAAGTCAGCTTCATGCAGTAGTCGTGATCGGCAGTTTCTTCTCGCGCTGAAATTTCGGCAAAGATTAACCGTCCCAAAAATTCACAGGCTTTCCGTAGTTCATAGGAAACATACTTGGGAGATTGGTGATGGCAAGCAATCAGACCCCAAAGTTTCTGATCTTTCATTAACGAAATCGTCAAAGATGCCCCCACACTCATGTTGTGGAGATACTCGATGTGGCAGGGAGAGGCACTTCTGAGGATCGAAAAAGTGAGATCGAGCGATCGCTGCGTCTCTGGATTTTGCGCGGGAACTAGGGCGATCGCCTCCGCATGAGTATCCGGAATCAGCCGAATCCAATTGGAGGCAAATAACTTGCGAGCAGCCTTAGGAATATCAGATTCGGGGTAGTGCAGACCTAAATAAGGCTCTAGATGATCCAGCTTTTCTTCGGCTAGAACCACACCATGTCCGTCGTGGTCAAACTTGTAGAGCATGACTCGATCAAACCCAGTGACTTGCCGCACTTCCTGGACGATGGTTTGGCAGAAGTCTTGGAGGCTGGAGTTCGCTTCTAGCTGGTTAATCGAGGCTCTAGCCAAATGATAGAAGCTGAGGAAGGGAATGCTTTCTTGAGAAAGGGCAGGCTCTAATTCCAGAATCAAAAAGCCATCAGCGCTGCGGTGGAAAATCCCATCAAAAACAAAATAATCATCCCCTTTTTGCCGATTTTTCGTCCAAATCTTAATCGGATTAATTAGCTCTAAGCTGCTATCTGCTAGCCCTGCTCTAATCCGTTCTACCTGAAATGGATCAATTAGTTCATCTAAGGTTTTTTGTAGAACATTTTCAGGAGTAATCCCAAATACAGCCAGTGTATTGTTAGTGACTTGGGCAATCTTTAAGTCTGGTTCCGATAAAACTAGCAGAACTCCATGCGGCTGAATTTGATTATGAAACTGAATTGGCGCTTGCTCCAAATAAGCGAGATGAAGCTCTTGTGCTTGTAAAGGGCCTACCATAGATAATTTTCTTCCAGCCTCTGGAAGCCACAAAGTTAAGGTGTGAGTCTAGTCTCGAATGCTTGACTGTGAACACATGATGAATAAGGGTTTTCGTGTGCCTTAAATGATCAGTTGGGTAGAGAACCAGTTAGCCAAAAAATTCTGATGTCTCAATCCTTTAATGCAATCCTTCACTCCTGCCATTGAAGCTACAAGAATAAGGTTGCAGCTCTAACTTAAATTGATGATGCGATCGCGTGGCGCTTTTTCCCTCTAATCTAGGCGCGTTCAAAAGTCTAGCACGATGATCAAACTGGCATTCTGGAGGAAATGTTAAAAAGTAAATACTCAGCTAATATTGCTAATACTTAATATTTAATTGGTAACTCTTTGAAATAATTTGAGATTTATATCTGTAAATCGATATTTTTAGGAATATTACTCTACTCAAATATGACAGTGCGATTGCTGTAAACCAGTACCCGATTTTTGAGATGTAAGCGTACCGCTCTCGCTAAAACTACACGCTCCAAGTCTTTGCCCTTGCGAATTAAGTCATTGACCTCATCACGATGGCTGACACGCACAACATCCTGCTCAATAATTGGCCCTGCATCTAAGTCTTCAGTCACGTAGTGAGACGTAGCGCCAATGATTTTGACCCCACGCTTATAAGCTCGTTGATAGGGATTTGCTCCCGCAAAAGCAGGCAAGAAAGAGTGATGAATATTAATTATTTGAGGAAAATTAGCAATAAAGTCAGCACTCAAAACTTGCATGTATTTAGCCAGTACCACTAAATCAATTTGGTACTGCTGAAGTAAAGCGAGCTGCTTGGCTTCTTGCTCAGCCTTATTCTCTTTATCGATCGGAATATGGTGATAATCAATGCCAAATTGCTCAGCGATCGCGCCCAAATCTGGATGATTGCTAATAATCAACGGAACTTCGGCAGCAAACTCTTGAGCTCGTTGTCGCCAAATTAAATCAAATAAACAATGGTCTTGGCGGCTGACCCAAATAGCAATCCGAGGCACCGCATCCGAGAAGTGTAAGCGCCAATTGGCTTGCAAAGGTTGAGCGATCGCATTAAACGCAGGCCCAATCAGATCACGGGGTAAATTAAACCCTTCTAGCTGCCACTCAATCCGCGTCAGAAATAACCCCGCCTCAAAATCGGTGTGCTGATCCGCATGAATAATATTGCCGCCATTGGCATAAATAAAATTGGCAATTTTTGCGACAAGTCCCCTCTGGTCAGGACAGGAGACTAAAAGCGTTGCGGTAGGGCTAGTCATATCAAACTTGGACTGAATGGGTTAAACGCATAACGAAAAAGGGGTAAACCAAAGCTCACCCCTTCATCATCACCGAAGCAGAATGCTCAACGGTTTATTCTGCTGGAGGAGCAGGAGCAGACGAAGTACCAGTGTCAGGGCTAGGTGACGAGTTGGAATTTGGACTGGCACTGTCCGCCGGAGGAGGGGATTCAGAGCTAGGGCTAGCCTCTTCTGAAGCAGGTTCAAGCCTGGGAGCCGTATTTTCCGTGGAGGGAGAAGGAGATGGGGCGGGAGCTTCAGGTGTTGCTTTCCACTCCGACAGGGGACGACTTACAGCATTGTTAAAATCTGGAGACACCAACAAAACCGATAACTCTGGTGTCCCTGAAGTCGCCGGATCAGCTTGAGCGTACCAAAAGCTCTGATTAAAATCAGGCTTACCCAAGATGAAACGATGAGTTTTTTGATCATTCAATTTCACCTCAATTGTCGCCGTCGGTTGGTCTAAACCAAAATCCGCTTTCTGAGTGAGAGGCGCTTTAATCGTGCGATCGCTCCGTCCCGTTGCCAGCAAACTCAGCAAGAAAGCCACCGAAGCATCATTCGCCGGACCCGTCTCCGGAGCCTTCAACAACCATTGAGACTGAGGCTGTTTAGAGTCAGACTGCTTCCCAGTTGGTTTCTCAGTAGCTTTGTCTGTTGCCTGCTCAGCTTGTTTTCCTGGGGATGCAGAAGCTCCAGACTTGGCCGTGGCAGGAGCTTTGACAAACTCCAGTGTTTGCCCTGCTGTTTTCAGCGTCAAAGCCTGAACTTGCGACTCCTCAAAAGCAAAAATTTGCTGACCCGACGCTTGCGCTTGTTGCTCTTGGCTCCTGCCACCCCCACGAATCTCATAGAAATAAACAAAGCCCCCCAAACCACAAGCTAGTAAGAGCAAAATCAAAGTTTTTGACTTCAGCTTCATATCCCCATTTTGGATTTTAGATTTTAGATTTTAGATTTTGAATTGAAGGTCAAGCCTTCCTACCAAGGTTCCACAGTGCCTTCAACCCACTTTTGGAGGGAGTCTGAGGGACGCAACCGTCCCTCAGCGGGGGTTTGGGGGCGAGTGCCCCCAAGGTTCGGGCTTTAACGTCGTTGCCACCACATCACCCCAGCAGTCCCAAATCCCAGCAAAGGCAAAATCGCCAGCGACAACCAACCCACCAAATTAGCCTGCTGCGCCGTCATCGTAATCCGACGATTCTTGTCCTCCTTCGGACGAATCGATAAAACCTGGTCATCCCGCTTGCTGAGCCAGCTTACCGAATTAAGGAAGACATCGCCATTCAGTTGCTGACCAAACAAACCATCCGTAGCAAACCTAGAATTACCTACCACAACCAACCTGGCTTCAGATGGCGTTTTACCAGCCTCAGAAGTGGTTGGAGAAGGACTAGGGCTAGGGTTAGGACTAGCAGAAGGAGAAGCCGATGGACTAGCAACTGGGCTAGGTGAGGGAGAAGGCTGAGTAGAGTTCGTAACCTGAGCCGTCTTGCTTAGCGCGACACCCAACATCAAAGGCCCTTGGCGATCGCTCCCCGGATTAAACTCCAAATTTTGAGTTTTAGGATCACTCTCTGCCCAACTCTCAGGACTCGTCACCAACAAAGGAGTTTCCTGCACCCCAGGAATTGGAGTTGTTTGAATGGGTCTTGCGATCGGATAAATTGAATAGCGATTGCCAAAATCTTTAGTGATGGGGTGATCGCCATACTGATTTACCACAGGAGCCGCTGGGCCAAACTCAACCGTTTGCTGAGCCGACGCATTGATCGCAAGTCGGTTGTCTAGCGTCACGCCCCAATTTTTCAGCAAGGTGTCTAGCTTTGGATCTACATTGGGGTCAATCATCAGCAAGACACTACCCCCCTGTTGCAAGTAAGCATTCAGCTCTCTGACTTCTTTGTCAAACAAAGCTTGCTTAGGGCCAGCCACGACCACCGCTGCCGCATCCTCAGGCACAGTCAGTTCTTCCACCAAGTTCAGGGGTTCACTGACAAAGTTTTTCTCCTGCAACAAAGCTTTGGCTTGAGTTAAACCTCCTTGGCCCCCATCTAAGGGATACTCTCCATGCCCTTGCAGGAAGTAAATTTTAGCTTGGCGATCGCTCGTGATCTGCTCAATCGCATTCGTTAGCCGCCCTTCCACCAACCGCTCGCTCTTGAGGTTTTGCAGAAACTGACGTTTTTGGCCTGCCTCAAGATAAACATCGCCCACATCCTGAATGCCAAAAGATTGCGCCAATCCTGGTTGAGCTTGCGGATCAACTAGCTCAAAACTAAACTGTCTCGACTGACGTTTGTATTGGTCTAACAAAGCTTGAGTCGGGCCAGAGTTTGGATTCGGACTGTTCGGGTCCATAAATACCCAAACTTTCACAGGTTGGGGCAAGCGTCTCAAGATCGCCTGTGATTGGGGAGCGAGGGTATAAAGTTGGTTTTCAGTCAGATCAATCTGGTTGGCATAGCGGACTCCTAGGAAATTAATCAAACCGAGGATAACCACAACTGCCAAAGTTGAGAGGAGGGCATTGGTACTGGCTTGAGTCGAGCGTCGGCCCCAAAACCCAGAACCTGGTTGGCTTTGTAGCACTAGCCATACCCCAATCAACACGATGCCCGCAACCGTCAGACCGACAGGCACGGCACCCCAATTTCCAGACACAGCTCCGGCTGATAAGCCTATAACTACCAGTACTGGCCCAGCCCAGAAGAGCCATTGCCAAGATTGCTTGAACGATTTCCAGGTGGTAGGAATTTGTTTCATCGAATTCTACTCAACCCTTAACAGGGATAGTACTTGCAAGTGGCCTTAGCCAGTGCCCTACTCAACCGAGATGCAGGTGCAATAGCTGGATTAAGAGCGCTGAAATCTTAACGCTTCAATAGACTGGGCGGTCAAAAAGAGTCCCAAAATAATGTAGCTGACAAATAAAATTAAGCCGCTAGTGTTGACGACGCCGCGAACTAAATCGCCGTAGTGCTTCAGCAACGATAAATGACCGATCGCCTCACCAACAGGGCCACCGATGGCAGTGGCGATCGCTTGGATCGACCAGAGAAACAAAACGAGCGCAAATGTCAGAATGGCAGCCAAAATACTACTTTCAGTCAACGAAGAGAGAAACATCCCTAAAGACAACACTGCCGCTGCCATCAGAATTAAGCCGCCGTACCCCGTCAACAATAGGGTCGGGTTTACGGGAGGATTGGCGGCACTCAAAGTGATCGTTTCGTAAACTAGCAAGGGCAGCACTAAGGTAATGAAAAAAGTCAGAACCCCCAGCAGCTTGCCTAGAGAAACCACCCAATTTGTGACGGGAGAGGTAGCTAGAAGCTCCAACGTGCCCCGCTTACGCTCCTCAGCGTAAAGCCCCATCGACAAAATCGGCAAAATGAACAGAGACAAAACTCCCATCAAGCCCAAAAAAGCTTGAATCAAGGCATAAGCCGCATCAAAGGGTTGCCCAATTTGATCCGCAGCAGCGGCAGTTTGCAGAGTGTCTTGCAAGGCAATCACAAAGAAGAAGCCAGATAAGAGCCAAAAGATGCCCGCGATCGCATAAGCCAACGGAGAGGCAAAGTACCCCTGCAACTCTTTGCGATAAATCGCCACAATATTGCTAAGAATGACCCGCATTACGCTTCTTCCTCCGATTCTGCTGGCTCAGACACGACAGCACTGGATACTACAGGTGTGTCCTCAATGACTGGCTCTGCCTCTGTCTGAGATTCAAACTCTGATTCTGCACTGGGTTCCAGCGCTTTGTCTTCGGTCATTGTTAGCTGCAAGAACACATCCTCCAGGCTGGCCTTAGTCCGTCGCATTTCATAGAGACCTAAACCTGCCCCTACGATGACAGCAGCAATATCGCCACCCGGATCGCTATCGGCTTCAGCGACCACTCGTACCCGACAGCGCTGAGGTGTGGATGCTTGGTCTGCTCCTTCTTCGACTTGGATCGGTTCCACCAAGCGCACACCAGAAATCGGTTGCACCAGTTGTTGCAAGGTGTCTACATTCCCATCCACCTCTAGCTCATACCCAGATCCAGCATTGAGTTGCGCCATCAAGTTTTCTGGGCTGTTTGTTGCTACCACTCGCCCTCGATTAATAATGGCGACGCGATTACAGGTCATGCTGACCTCAGGTAAGATATGCGTGGAAAGAATTACTGTATGAGTCCCTGCTAAGTTCTTGATTAAATTACGCACTTCAATAATTTGGCGAGGGTCTAAGCCTACTGTTGGCTCATCCAAAATAATCGCCGGAGGGTCATGAACGATCGCCTGGGCAATGCCAACTCGCTGACGAAAGCCTTTAGACAGCTTGCGAATTAAGGTTTTGCGTTTCTCAACTAGGCTGCAACGCTCCATTGCTGATTGGACTTGCCGAGAGCGATCGCCCGCACTAACTCCCTTAATCCGAGCTACAAAATAGAGGAACCCCTCTACCGTCATTTCTGGATACAGCGGGGGAGTTTCGGGAAGATAGCCAATGCGTTGCCTCACCGCCATCGAATCTTCATGGACATCGTAGCCCGCGACTCGCGCACTTCCACTCGTTGCAGGTAGGTAGCCAGTCAGAATCCGCATGGTGGTGGTTTTTCCAGCCCCGTTTGGACCCAGAAAACCCAAGATTTCCCCCGGTTCTACCGCAAATGTCACATCTTGAATCGCAGGGGTTGAGCCGTAAACCTTGCTCAACTGTTCAACTTCAATCATGCAAACTTCACTCCCAGGAGTTGTTCATTCCGATGGTCACCCTGATGCACAGCAAACTTCACTCACCTCAGCTTTGCCTTGTAGGTCAAGGCTCTAACGCCCCATTGAATGTAGCGCTTACTTGTGACAACCCAATGGCTCAGAGATGAAACTCAGTTGATGCAAGCCGACTCTTTCAACTCACTCTAGAAAGTAATGCGCCTTGCAGTCTGGCAGGATACCAAAATCTGGGATCAACTGCAATTCATTACAGTCTCAAGCGCTACCTGGAGAGCAATCCCGTCTGTCTGCTTCAGCCTACAGTGGCTGCTTCGCTGGCACGCCAATCGCCCTGGGAAATTCACTAGGCGTTTGCGCCACTTTGCGTAAGTAGAGGCAGTGCCGCATGCTATGGCTGATCGGGGTGCTACATTCCTCGATCGCCGCGATCGCTCCACCTAGCTGAGCCACCGCTGGGCGCAATGCTTCAGTTTCCTCAACAGTCCACTGACCGCGATAGAGCACCGCTTGTCCTTCCAATTTCAACAAGGGCAAGGCGTACTCAGCACAAACAGACGCTGACCCTACGGCTCGAATCAGCGCTAAATCATAAGCTTTCCGGTGCTCAGGCAACTGACCTACCTGTTCGGCTCGGTCTACTAAAGTTGTGATATTTTCCAGCCCCAACGTCGTTGCCAGCGTTTGCAGAAAAGTAACTTTTTTCTGAGTTGAATCTAGCAGTGTCACTTGCCAATCGGGACGAGCGATCGCCGCAGGAATACCCGGAAACCCGCCACCCGTGCCAATGTCAATAACATGAAAGGATGAGGGGGGAAGGAGGAGGGATGAATTTGGCTCTTCTTCATCCTTCATCCCTCCTCCTTCATCCTCCAAAAACGGTGCAAGGCCGCGTAATGAGTCCCACAGGTGCTTTTCCCAAAACTCGGTTGGCTCGGTAATGCGGGTGAGGTTTAACTGGCGGTTGCCGTCTAGGATGAGGTTGTAAAGCTGTTGCAACTGCTGCTGCTGGTGAGAGGTGGGCTGCCAATGGAGAGTTTCTTGCCAAACAGCGGCCATTTCCGGCAAATTCACGGTTTCAAGATCCAATTCAAGACCCAACATTAATTAATTTTGTACAACGGATTGAGGCGGCTTTGCCTTCATTTCTAGCATTTGGCGATCGGCAGGTTGCAATTCGCCGTGGTTGAGGGTCCAACAGCGGTCAGCGATCGCCAGCAAGTCACCCGCATCATGGGTCACAATCAACAAACTCCAATGGTCTTTGAGACGCGCCAATAAATTAACTAATTGCCGTCGCATCGACCAATCTAGCCCAGCCGTCGGTTCATCGAGCAATAATAAGTAGGGTTGCCGAATTAGTTGCACAGCCAGGGCTAGTCGTCGCTGTTGTCCACCACTCAGCGAATGAGGAGATGTGTGTAACGGCAAGTGCCCCAACCCCACCTCTGACAAAGCCTGATTTACCTTTTCTGTTCCTAGCTCTGGATGACCAAGACGCAGTTCTTCTAAAACGGTGGCTCCGCAAAAATGCCGTTCCGGAAACTGGAAGACAAGGCCACCGAGTTGTTGCAGATGCGCTGGCGTCAGTTCCTGCTCTCGCCATAGGATGTCACCTGAAGTCTTTTCCGCTAACCCCGCCAAAATTTCTAAAAGCGTGCTTTTTCCCGAACCACTGGGGCCGATGATCAAGCCCATTTGCTGGGGTGCTAGCTCTAAGTTGATTGATTTGAGGATAGCTGTAGGGGTAGCAGTCGGATGATAGAGCAGGTTTTTGAGATAGAGCATTAACGGTTTTACCAGCAAGGAGCAAAGTGACCAGCGAGGAGCAAATTAGCCATTGAACTGTGACAAATTCAGCCTGCCCACCGACCAGTCTAACTGGAACCCAAACCAAATGACTGCGTCAAGTTTATGCAGCTAGCTGAACCCCTAAGCGGTAGGCGATCGCACCTGAACAGGGCGCTTCTAAATCCTTGGTATCAACTGCATGAGCGATTTTGACTCATCGGTAGCCATCCTAGGCTTTAGCGCATTTGCAAGCAGAACGAATTTGAGGAACGTTTTGAGAGGCTCCATTATGACAAATATGCCGATTGCTTCTAGGAGTGTTGGGACTCCTGTCCACCCCTGCCCCTCTAGGATGCAACCCCAAAGCCGCCCTGGTTTCGCTTCCCGGCGGATCGTTTCTGCCATTGCGGGTACTGCGGCGATCGCCCTTAGCCTATGGGGCAATCCTGCCTTTGCAGGCGATCCCTTCCGTACCAATAGCCCACATGCAATTGGCAAGAATACGGAAGCTGCTTTCAAAGCAATTTTTGAGCAGGGCGATTACCAAGAAGCCAAAAAATATCTTTCTCAAGCTGAAGCCAATGAGCCACTCAGCTATGCCATGAAAGCGTCTTTAGCTTACATGGAAAAAGATTGGAATGCGCTCAAAACCAACGCGATCAAGACTCGTGAAACCGCTGAGCAGTTGCGTAAAACTGATCCCCTACGCGGCAATTTGTATGTGGCAGTGGGCGAATTTATGGAAGGCGCTTATATCGTCTCTCGTGAAGGCACAGTGCGAGGCACCCCGCAAGCCTTAAATAAGCTACAACGAGTTTTTCAGTCCTTGAATGCAGCGGAAAAGGTCAATTCTCAAGATCCAGAACTTAACTTAGTCAAAGGGTTTATGGATTTGATGTTGGCGGTTAACCTCCCCTTTGCCAATCCAGCCGATGCCGTGGAGCGATTAAACAAATACGCCCAGCCCCGCTACCTAGCTTATCGGGGGATTGCGATTGGCTATCGGGACTTGAACCAACCGACGAAAGCATTGGAGTTTGTAGATCAAGCCCTGAAGCTGACTCCTAACAACCCAGATCTGTACTACCTCAAAGCTCAAGTTTTAGTGAAGCAGGGCAAAAATCAGGAAAGCCTAGGATTCTTCCAAAAAGCCTTGGATAAAAACGCTCAACTGCCTCGCCAATTGCGAAACCAAATTGCCTATGAGCGTTGTCGCACTGAGTTCCGCATCGACCAAAAAGCGCGCCCTTGCGATGCCGAACTAAAAAAATAAGGCGCGAGCGCTCAGCTCAATAGTCACCCAAACTCACCCAATAAATCACTCAACAGAACTTCTCAGGTGCCACAGTGGCACCTTTTTTGTGGCCTAGTTGCTCTAGAAATGGCTGCTCTCAATACAGGGAGCTAAACTTGCTGCGGTATTCTGGAATGGCTTAGCTTGCAGATAGCGATCGCTTAAGCCACGCCCCACTCACTCGATTTTGAAACAAAATGCAAGTACAGTTTCGCGAGTTTGATCCCTTTAATGTCTGGATTTGGTTAGAGTTTAGCCTCAACCCCTCTGAAATGGAAAAACAGTACGTAGAGGAAATCATCAACTCCTGGTTTTTTCTGGGGAAGTTAGGCGGGTTTAATGCCGAAAACCTCCAGGTGCAAGACGTTGGCTTAGAAATCAGCTACATGAACTACAACCAAGATGCGGCTGAAGATAGCTTCATGGCCTTGATGCACAACGTCGGAGAAGTGG
This region of Trichocoleus desertorum NBK24 genomic DNA includes:
- a CDS encoding ATP-binding protein, encoding MVGPLQAQELHLAYLEQAPIQFHNQIQPHGVLLVLSEPDLKIAQVTNNTLAVFGITPENVLQKTLDELIDPFQVERIRAGLADSSLELINPIKIWTKNRQKGDDYFVFDGIFHRSADGFLILELEPALSQESIPFLSFYHLARASINQLEANSSLQDFCQTIVQEVRQVTGFDRVMLYKFDHDGHGVVLAEEKLDHLEPYLGLHYPESDIPKAARKLFASNWIRLIPDTHAEAIALVPAQNPETQRSLDLTFSILRSASPCHIEYLHNMSVGASLTISLMKDQKLWGLIACHHQSPKYVSYELRKACEFLGRLIFAEISAREETADHDYCMKLTYVQSALVDSMSQEENFVDGLVKHNPNLLDLAGAQGAAVCFGNNCTLIGETPKEEDLNFLLQWLRQQVQEEVFYTNSLSELYPDAERFKNVASGLLAIPISQRNYVLWFRPEVIQTVNWGGDPNQPFAATQTESTVHLSPRKSFDLWKETVRLTSLPWHPVEVKAALELRKAIINIVLRQADELAQLAQDLERSNAELKKFAYVASHDLQEPLNQVANYMQLLELRYNDKLDESAKEFIGFAVEGVSLMQTLIDDVLAYSKVDIQGVEFELTEVETALDRALANVRGRIAASNAVITQDPLPTVMADSTQLMQLFQNLVGNAIKFRSEQPPEIHIGAQRLEDAWLFSVKDNGIGFDPRFSDRIFVIFQRLHTRDEYAGTGMGLAICKKIVECHRGRIWVESQLGQGATFYFTIPVGGRDRERRSGRKVQNHLFGRGQQS
- the purU gene encoding formyltetrahydrofolate deformylase, with translation MTSPTATLLVSCPDQRGLVAKIANFIYANGGNIIHADQHTDFEAGLFLTRIEWQLEGFNLPRDLIGPAFNAIAQPLQANWRLHFSDAVPRIAIWVSRQDHCLFDLIWRQRAQEFAAEVPLIISNHPDLGAIAEQFGIDYHHIPIDKENKAEQEAKQLALLQQYQIDLVVLAKYMQVLSADFIANFPQIINIHHSFLPAFAGANPYQRAYKRGVKIIGATSHYVTEDLDAGPIIEQDVVRVSHRDEVNDLIRKGKDLERVVLARAVRLHLKNRVLVYSNRTVIFE
- a CDS encoding Gldg family protein — encoded protein: MKQIPTTWKSFKQSWQWLFWAGPVLVVIGLSAGAVSGNWGAVPVGLTVAGIVLIGVWLVLQSQPGSGFWGRRSTQASTNALLSTLAVVVILGLINFLGVRYANQIDLTENQLYTLAPQSQAILRRLPQPVKVWVFMDPNSPNPNSGPTQALLDQYKRQSRQFSFELVDPQAQPGLAQSFGIQDVGDVYLEAGQKRQFLQNLKSERLVEGRLTNAIEQITSDRQAKIYFLQGHGEYPLDGGQGGLTQAKALLQEKNFVSEPLNLVEELTVPEDAAAVVVAGPKQALFDKEVRELNAYLQQGGSVLLMIDPNVDPKLDTLLKNWGVTLDNRLAINASAQQTVEFGPAAPVVNQYGDHPITKDFGNRYSIYPIARPIQTTPIPGVQETPLLVTSPESWAESDPKTQNLEFNPGSDRQGPLMLGVALSKTAQVTNSTQPSPSPSPVASPSASPSASPNPSPSPSPTTSEAGKTPSEARLVVVGNSRFATDGLFGQQLNGDVFLNSVSWLSKRDDQVLSIRPKEDKNRRITMTAQQANLVGWLSLAILPLLGFGTAGVMWWQRR
- a CDS encoding response regulator, with protein sequence MDERYKTIFLVEDNRADIRLIEEALKNSNVPHQVVAVRNGMDAMAFLRQEGEYVDAPRPDLILLDLNLPRKDGREVLAEIKADPNLKRIPVVVLTTSRNEEDISQSYDLHVNCYITKSRNLSQLFQIVKGIEEFWLGTVTLPPG
- a CDS encoding ABC transporter permease, producing the protein MRVILSNIVAIYRKELQGYFASPLAYAIAGIFWLLSGFFFVIALQDTLQTAAAADQIGQPFDAAYALIQAFLGLMGVLSLFILPILSMGLYAEERKRGTLELLATSPVTNWVVSLGKLLGVLTFFITLVLPLLVYETITLSAANPPVNPTLLLTGYGGLILMAAAVLSLGMFLSSLTESSILAAILTFALVLFLWSIQAIATAIGGPVGEAIGHLSLLKHYGDLVRGVVNTSGLILFVSYIILGLFLTAQSIEALRFQRS
- a CDS encoding DUF4340 domain-containing protein, whose amino-acid sequence is MKLKSKTLILLLLACGLGGFVYFYEIRGGGRSQEQQAQASGQQIFAFEESQVQALTLKTAGQTLEFVKAPATAKSGASASPGKQAEQATDKATEKPTGKQSDSKQPQSQWLLKAPETGPANDASVAFLLSLLATGRSDRTIKAPLTQKADFGLDQPTATIEVKLNDQKTHRFILGKPDFNQSFWYAQADPATSGTPELSVLLVSPDFNNAVSRPLSEWKATPEAPAPSPSPSTENTAPRLEPASEEASPSSESPPPADSASPNSNSSPSPDTGTSSAPAPPAE
- a CDS encoding hybrid sensor histidine kinase/response regulator, encoding MIMPASAIKVLLIEDNLAEARLLQEILRVPKFKQFSLLHVKRLAEALVHLQQNSFDAILLDLTLPDSQGLASLPPLLDQAPNLPIVVLTNTNDDDLAIAAVRQGAEDYLVKRQVNAELLARSLYYAIERKQVSEALRKVNEALAMQVQERTAELTKAKELNQLKSEFVSILSHDFRSPLNSILLSTGLLQNNQDQLTEERRLTHFQLIRSAITNMAHLLDEVSLIGKADLGQLQCQLTALDLASFCRQLFEELRFSSHEKYQFLFTQQGELLQALWDENFLRHILSNLLSNALKYSPAGGLVQFELIAQETTVTFQIQDQGIGIPPEDQPRLFEAFYRARNVDDIPGTGLGLAIAKKCVEAHGGQISVQSEVGVGTTFTVRLPIWKAV